CCAAACCCCTTGGCAACTGGCCACTTATCCCGGGGCAATGGCAACGTGCGACGTGTGTGGGAAGCAAGAGAGCATGCCCTACAACTGTCGACACTGCGGGGGGACCTACTGCGCCGAGCACCGGCTCCCGGAGAACCACGACTGCTCGGGGCTGGAAAACTGGAACGACCCCGGCGGGGTCTTCGACAGCGGCTTCGACGACAGCGTGAACGCCGGCTCCTCGCGGGCCTCCGGCGTTCGCTCGAAGCTCGCCTCGCTGACCGGGACCGGCGGCCCGCTCGCGTACTTCCGCGGGAACATGACCTACACGTTCCTCGCGCTGATGTGGCTGACGTTTCTCGCACAGTTTATCGTTAGCGCCGCCTTCGGTGCCGAAGCGTTTCAGACCCTCTTCATCCTGCGGCCCTACTATCCGGAGTACGTCTGGACGTGGTTCACGTCGATCTTCGCCCACGGCAGCCTCATGCACATCGTCGGTAACAGTATCGTAATCTTCTTCTTCGGGCCGCTCGTCGAGCGCTACGTCGGCTCGCGGAACTTCGCGATCCTCTTTCTCGTCAGCGGTGCACTCGCCGGTCTCGGACAGATCACGATCCAGATACTGGAACCCGGGGCGGTTACGCCGCTCACACCGGGCGTCCTCGGTGCCAGCGGCGCCGCGCTCGCGATCATGGGCGTCCTGACGGTGCTGAACCCCAACCTGAAGGTGTACCTCTACTTCATCCTCCCGATCCCGATCTGGGTGCTCACCGGCGGCTACGCCGTCTTCAGCGTCTTCTTCCTCGCAACCGGCGGTGGCGGCCCGATCGCCCACGCGGCACACCTCGTCGGCCTCCTGATCGGCCTCGGCTACGGCGAGTACGTCAAGCGCACCCGGAACGTCCGGGCGCCGAACCAGTTCCAGCTCGGCGGCGGCCCCGGCGGGCCGGGCGGTCCCGGCGGTCCCGGCCGTCGCCGGTTCTGATGGCCGCCGATCCCCGTCCCGACCTCGCGCCCGACCCCGCGCTCTCGCGCGAGGAGATGGAGGCCCTCCAGCGCGAGATCGCCCGCGCGGCCGCCTTCGAGGACGACTTCGCGTTCGACCCCGGGGCGCTCTCGAACCCGCTCGCCGCGACCGCGAACGAGGAGGCGGCGCCGATCGTCGCGGGCGTCGACCAGTCGTTCCTCCTCGACGAGGAGCGCGCCGTCAGCGCCGTCGTCGCCGTGCGGGGCGGCGAGGTGATCGAGCGCGTCCACGCGGTGACGCCGCTCGAAATTCCGTACGTCCCCGGCCTGCTCTCGTTCCGCGAGGGCCGGCCGATCCTCGACGCCGTCGAGGCGCTGTCGGTCGCCCCCGACCTGTTCCTGTTCGACGGCAGCGGCCGCATCCACTTCCGGCAGGCCGGCATCGCGACCCACATGGGCGTCGTCCTCGGCGTCCCGAGCGTCGGCGTCGCCAAGAGCCTCCTCTGTGGCCACCCCGCGGGCGAGACCGACGGACTCGACGCCGGCGCCCGGGTGCCGATCGAGGCGAACGCGCGCGTCGACGCCCCCGACGGCACGCTGCTCGGCTACGCCGTCCAGACGAAGCAGTACGACTCCCCGAACCGCCACGTCAACCCGCTGTACGTCAGCCCCGGCCACCGCGTCGGCCCGGAGACGGCCGCCGACGTCGCCCTCGCGCTCTCGTCGGGCTACAAGCTCCCCGAACCGATCCGGCTGGCCGACTCGTACGCGGACGAGGCGAAGCGTGAGCACGTCGATTGAGGCCACCGCCGGGTGCACCGGCCCGTTCCGAGCGGCGCGACGAACCGTCGGTACTTAGGTGTCGTCTCCCGAACCGGTCGGGTATGACGAACGCAGCGGAAGCGGACGCCGACGAGGGCGGGTCGGAGTCCCGCGTCGGCGAGGACGCGGGGGAGGCGAGCGACGAACGCGTGCGACCGAACCGCCGGACCGCCGGCGAGGACCGGGAGGTCGTCGCCGGCGAGGCGCCCGACGACCGCTACACCCGCAAGAAGAGCGTGCTGATCACGGGCTGTTCCTCCGGGATCGGCCGCGCGACCGCCCGGGCGTTCCTCGAGGAGGACTGGCGGGTGTTCGCCACGGCGCGCGACCCCGAGGACGTCGCGGACCTCGCGGAGGCGGGCTGTGAGACGCTCGCGCTCGACGTCACGGACTCCGAGCAGGTCGCGCGGGCCGTCGAGACGGTCGTCGAGGACGGCGGCGCGATCGACTGTCTCGTCAACAACGCCGGCTACGCCCAGATGGGGCCACTGGAGGACGTCTCCACCGTCGACCTCCACCGGCAGTTCGACGTCAACGTCTACGGCCCCCACCGGCTGACCCGCGCCGCCCTGCCGCACATGCGCGCGCAGGGCGAGGGCCGGATCGTCACCGTCTCGAGCGTGCTCGGGCGCCTCTCGTTCGCCGCGACGGGCGCCTACTCGGGAACGAAACACGCCGTGGAGGCGATGAACGACGCCCTCCGCGCGGAGGTCGAGGAGTTCGGGATCGACGTCGTGTTGATCGAACCCGGCAGCGTGAAGACGAACTTCGTCGACCGCGTCGACGAGGAACTCCCCGAGAACCGGACGCCAGCCTACGAGTCGCTGTACGAGATCGTCGAGGACGCGGGACTCGTCGGCGGCGACGGCCCGCTCGCGGTCGACCCCGAGGACGTCGCCGCGGCGATTCTCCACGCCGGCACCTGCCCGGAGCCGCCGGCGCGGTACCCCGTCGGCCCGATGGCCCGGTACGGGACGTACGCCCGGTTCCTCCCCGACCGCGTGCGCGACGCCGCCTACGGCCTCGTTCGCAAACTCGTCTGAACCGT
The Salinilacihabitans rarus DNA segment above includes these coding regions:
- a CDS encoding SDR family oxidoreductase, translated to MTNAAEADADEGGSESRVGEDAGEASDERVRPNRRTAGEDREVVAGEAPDDRYTRKKSVLITGCSSGIGRATARAFLEEDWRVFATARDPEDVADLAEAGCETLALDVTDSEQVARAVETVVEDGGAIDCLVNNAGYAQMGPLEDVSTVDLHRQFDVNVYGPHRLTRAALPHMRAQGEGRIVTVSSVLGRLSFAATGAYSGTKHAVEAMNDALRAEVEEFGIDVVLIEPGSVKTNFVDRVDEELPENRTPAYESLYEIVEDAGLVGGDGPLAVDPEDVAAAILHAGTCPEPPARYPVGPMARYGTYARFLPDRVRDAAYGLVRKLV
- a CDS encoding rhomboid family intramembrane serine protease, which gives rise to MATCDVCGKQESMPYNCRHCGGTYCAEHRLPENHDCSGLENWNDPGGVFDSGFDDSVNAGSSRASGVRSKLASLTGTGGPLAYFRGNMTYTFLALMWLTFLAQFIVSAAFGAEAFQTLFILRPYYPEYVWTWFTSIFAHGSLMHIVGNSIVIFFFGPLVERYVGSRNFAILFLVSGALAGLGQITIQILEPGAVTPLTPGVLGASGAALAIMGVLTVLNPNLKVYLYFILPIPIWVLTGGYAVFSVFFLATGGGGPIAHAAHLVGLLIGLGYGEYVKRTRNVRAPNQFQLGGGPGGPGGPGGPGRRRF
- a CDS encoding endonuclease V, whose amino-acid sequence is MAADPRPDLAPDPALSREEMEALQREIARAAAFEDDFAFDPGALSNPLAATANEEAAPIVAGVDQSFLLDEERAVSAVVAVRGGEVIERVHAVTPLEIPYVPGLLSFREGRPILDAVEALSVAPDLFLFDGSGRIHFRQAGIATHMGVVLGVPSVGVAKSLLCGHPAGETDGLDAGARVPIEANARVDAPDGTLLGYAVQTKQYDSPNRHVNPLYVSPGHRVGPETAADVALALSSGYKLPEPIRLADSYADEAKREHVD